The Bacteroidota bacterium genome includes the window AAGTTATGCCGGAGGAGTATGGAGTGCTTATGGAACAGTTTGTACAGTAACAACAAGTGCTACAGTACCACGCTACAATCCATTCTTAGCTGAAGAAGGAAAAGTTGAAACTGCAGCCGCAGATTTAGGATTAAGTGTATATCCAAATCCATCAGCAGTAAATGAAACTTACTACATTGAGTTAAATGGAATACAACAAGCAAATGAAAAAGTTGTTATCAACATTTACAATGTGTTGGGAGCGAAAGTTTACAGCACACAGGTAATCACCAAAGAAGAGAGCCGAGTAGTATTACAACCTGAACAAACATTAGCTGCGGGAGTATACACAGTAGAAGCTCAAATCAATGGCACTGTTAGCCGAGTTAAGTTTGTAGTGAAGTAATAAATAAGTAATTAGAGCAAAGCCTCCTGAGTAATCAGGGGGCTTTGTTTTTTTATACAGGTTTTTGAATATGATGTAAATCAGCATAGGACTCTTACATTAATTAATGAAAAGACTTACCTTTGCAGCGGTTTAAAATAAGCTATATGGTATTGCATAACCGTGTTAACAAAAAGGAACTTAAGGAACAATTAATGAACGAGAAAATAAGGCGAATTACGCTTTCATTTTACCGTTATGTAAAAATTGACGATCCAAGCTTGCTTCGTGATGAAATGTATAAAAGATGGTCGGAAATGAAGGTATTTGGTAGAATTTATTTTGCCAATGAAGGTGTAAATGCCCAATTGAGTGTGCCTGAAGATAATTTTGAAAATTTTAAAAGAGACCTTTATTCGGATAAGCGTTTTGAAAATGTACCATTTAAAATTGCGGTCGAAGATGATGGTAAATCATTTTATAAACTTGCAGTAAAGGTGCGAAGAAAAATTGTTGCTGACGGACTCAACGACGACACGTTCGATGTTAGTAACGTAGGTAAACACCTTAGTGCACGCGAATTTAATGAGGCGATGGAAACTCCTGGAACCATTGTGGTAGATATGCGAAATCATTACGAAAGCGAAATTGGCCATTTTGAAAATGCTATTTGTCCGGATGTTGACACTTTTCGTGAAGAGTTGCCGTTGGTACTTGATTTATTACAAGATAAAAAGGAAAACAAATTACTACTCTATTGCACAGGAGGAATTCGCTGCGAAAAGGCAAGTGCATTTTTTAAGCATCATGGATTTGAAGACGTGAATCAGCTCCATGGTGGAATTATTGACTATGCTCGACAAGTTAAAGCAGAAAACTTAACCTCTAAATTTAAAGGTAAAAATTTTGTTTTTGATGAGAGAATGGGTGAGAAGGTTGGTAATGAAATTATTAGCCATTGCCATCAATGCGACAGCCTTTGCGATGAACATGTAAACTGTGCGAACGACGATTGTCATTTGTTATTTATACAATGCCCCTCATGTGCTGAAAAAATGAAAGGTTGTTGTTCCGAAGCATGCATGCAAATTATTTCCTTGCCGGTTGAAGCGCAAAGAAAATTAAGAAAAGGACGGAAGAAGGAAGATTCTTTATCGGTGTATAAAAGTAGGCTTAGGCCCAATTTAAAAGCATTAAGCTCAGGAGATATTAAGTATATGCACAATACAGGGAACTAATTTATTGTAGATACATGCACAAAAGAAAAGGCGCTACCTATGAAGCGCCTTTCTTTTTGTGGTATTATTTCACAATTAGTTTTTGACGTATAACTTGACTTTTACTAAGTGCATTTAACAAATAGCAACCGCTAGCTAAATTTTCGATATTAATAGTAACTGAAGAATTGGCGCTAAGTTTATTTTGCCAAACTATCCTTCCATCCAACGACAAAATTGAAATTACAAACTGTTCATTTTGGCTAGTTGTATTTTTAATAAATAGTTGATTCGTTGCTGGATTAGGGTAAACCATAATTCCGGCATTTTCAGAATAAAGTGATTGATCATTAACCATAAAAGAGGTGGTAAATTTCCAAACTTCACTCCAAGGATAATTTGTTGTTCCATCACTGGCTCTCACTCTCCAATAATAGGTAGTTAACAAATTAAGATTTTGTGATTGTATAGTATCAACTGATGAATTCAACACCACAGGATTTGTAAAGATAGAATCTGTAGCATATTGACATTCATAAGAACTTACACCAGCTACTGTAGTCCACTTAAATAGCACAGGCGATAATAATCCGGTATCGTTATTTAAAGGAAGTAGTTGCAAAGGGATGGTACCGTCGGCTGTTCCAAATTTCCAAATCTGACTCCAGGGTGATGTTGCTACTCCTAAAACAGCACGTACTCTCCAAAAGTATGTTGATAAACTTTGAAGCGACAAGGATACCGCACTGGTGTCATTTGCCAACAAAGTGACAGGTGAGTTGAACAACGAATCTAAGGCATATTCACATTCATAAGAAGAGGCAGCTGTTACTGGAAACCAACTAAAATTAGCAGGACTACTAACTCCGGTAGACAAATCAGCAGGGGCATATTGAACCGGAGCCAATATTAATGGATTCTCGGTGTTGAAGCTCCAAACGGTACTCCAAGGTGAACTTACATTTCCTAAAACACCTCTTACACGCCAGAAGTACTTTGTTAACGGACTTAAGGGAAGAGAAATTACAGTAGTATCATTTGCCAACAAAGTAGTTGCAGCACTAAACAACGAATCTACGTCATATTCACATTCGTAAGAAGATGCAAGGGGTAGTGAGTTCCAGGTAAAACTAACAGGGCTGCTCAAGCCAGTTGAACCATCATTAGGTGTAATTAAAGCAGTAGCAAAAGTCAATGGATTTTCAGTTGTAAATTTCCAAATGCTACTCCAGGCAGAATAGGCATTATCGTCAACTCCTCTTACATGCCAATAATACGTAGTTAAAGGGTCTATTAATCCTGAGTTGGCAGAAGTATCGAAACTCATTACTGTTATTGAATTTGTAAACAACGAATCGGTTGAATATTCGCATTCAAAGCCGCTTGCAAAAGCTAATGGATACCAAGTAAACGTTACCGGCTGTGGTACGTCGGTTGCTTCATCTTCAGGGGCAAATAGTATAGGTACTCCTGTAAAGGGATTTAATGTGGTAAATGAAAAAACACTCGACCAAGGAGTATATCCTGAAGCATTTGCAGCTCTCACTTTCCAATAATAAACAGTTTCACTATTCAAGCCGTTGATAACGCCGGTAGTATCTGTTGTGCTGAATGTTGAAGCACTATTAAATGTTGAGGAGGTAGAATAGCTGTATTCATAACTAATTACACCAGCCAGCGAATTCCAACTTAAAGGCACTGAAGCGATTGATAATCCTGTAGATAAATCAGCAGGTGCCAATAAATTAGGTGCTTGAGCCAATTGATAAAGGGTTGTAAACGACCAAGGAGATGACCAACCTGAGGTATCTACCGAATCAAATACAGCAACTTGCCAATAATAAGTTTGACCATATTGCGACAAAGTAATATCAGCGCGTGAATTGGTGCCAATTGAGTTGCCGGTTTGGGGGAACACGTTAAATAATGGACTAGTATCAAAGCGATAAATATATCCAACAGCACCAGAAACTCCTGACCAATTAATTTCTGTTGTAAGCGCCAGACCCGTATCACCGTCCAAAGGAGAGGTGTGCACCAGTTCATTCAAGGTAGTAAAATCCCATGTTTCAGACCAAGCAGTTGTATCAACAAGATTAATGGCTTTTACTTTCCAAAAATACTGCTGATTAAAAAATAGATTGGTCGCAAAATAATTAGAGCTAGTTGAAGTTATTAATTTTACCATTGGCGAACTAAAAGAAGCAGAAGTATCATACACAACCAAGTAAGCACTAGAGCCGCTTAAATTGCTCCAGTTTAAATTTGCTCTTGGGGTTACTTGAGTTGCATGATTTAAAGGAGATGTGAGAATTACACTATCGGCAGTAGTAAATGACCATGCGCTTGTCCAACTTGAAGTATCTAAAGAATGAAAAGCCCTAACTTTCCAGTAATAGGTAGTTCCAAAATATAAATTTAGAACTTGCTGATCGGATGTTGCACTTTGATAAGTTGCACTTAACGGCGATGAAAAGTTGAGTGAGGTATCAAGTAAAACTTGGTATCCCGTAGTTCCTTCAACTGCGTTCCAGTTAAGTGTAACACGCGAAGGAATAGCCAAAGCTCCATTTGAAGGTGCTGTTTGAATTACATTGTCGATAACGGTAAAGCTCCACAATGTGGACCATTGTGAAGTGTCGGCTAAATTGTGCGCTCTAGCATGCCAGTAATAAGTTTCACCAAAAAGCAAATTGGCTGTTTTATGTTCCGAAATACTATCGTTGCTAGCATAAACATAATTAGGAGATGAAAAACTTAAAGAGGTATCGTATTCAACATCGTAATTAATTGGATCTGTAACATAATTCCAGTTTAACAAAGCATTCGGAAACTGATTCGTTGTATTGTTTCCAGGACTAGTAAGTGTTAAGGCTGCAAGTGTAGTAAAATTCCAAGTTTGCGACCACTGAGTTGTATCATTTGCATGCCATGCTCTAACTCTCCAAAAATAAGATGCTCCAAATTCTAAATTAAGCGGTGTCCAATTAGAAATTGAATCAGCTAATACAGCAGTTCGCAAATCCAACGAATTAAATCCGGATGTTTTATCAAGCTGTACCTCATACTTAGTGATTCCCGAAATATAATCCCAATTCAACTCAACACTGGGTGAAAGAAAGCTTGCCCCATTGGTGGGTGCAGTTAATGTAACACTGTCTAGAGTGGTATAGGAATAAATAGGAGTCCAGTCAGTTGTATCAATCGCATGCATTGCCCGAACACGCCAGTAATAAGTTGTTCCAAACTTTAATTGAGCGGTATAGAAATAAGAAAGTGAATCAGGTTGAAATATTTCCAAAAAGGAAGGCGAATTAAAAGTTACCAATTCGTCGAGCTGTACTTGAAAATTTGTACACCCGTCGCTATTGCTCCAATTTAAAAAACTTCGAGGGCTTTGAGCAATTGCTCCATTGGCCGGTGAAGATATAGTTAACTCAGCTTGTGTGGTAAAACTAAAAATTGCTGTCCAGTCAGATGAATCTGCTGTGCCGGTTGTTTTTAGTGCGCGTACTTGCCAGTAATAGGTTGTTCCGTAATACAATTGTGAATTGGTGAATTCGCTAGAAGTGCTCGTTTGAACCGGAGCAGAAAGCAGGGTAGCACTCGTATCAATCTTAAATTCATAGCTGGTAGCCCCTGTAACACTGTACCAATTTATTTTAGTGGCAGCAGGATTATTTTGAGAACCATCGGCAGGTGCAGTAATTAAGGGTGTTGGTAAAATTGCGAAAGTATTTTCTAAGGTAATAAGAACCAACAATAAAATAAGTGTAACGTGCTTCTTCATCTTCTAAATTTTGGTTGATGTAAATTTACTGAATATAAAAATCTAATGCTAATTCCAAAGGTGAATTAGTGAAAACAAAATAAATCAGTATACAAGTGTGGTTCGTAAAAGGTTTTTATTTTTTTCAACAATTCGATGAGAATAGCT containing:
- a CDS encoding rhodanese-related sulfurtransferase, whose translation is MVLHNRVNKKELKEQLMNEKIRRITLSFYRYVKIDDPSLLRDEMYKRWSEMKVFGRIYFANEGVNAQLSVPEDNFENFKRDLYSDKRFENVPFKIAVEDDGKSFYKLAVKVRRKIVADGLNDDTFDVSNVGKHLSAREFNEAMETPGTIVVDMRNHYESEIGHFENAICPDVDTFREELPLVLDLLQDKKENKLLLYCTGGIRCEKASAFFKHHGFEDVNQLHGGIIDYARQVKAENLTSKFKGKNFVFDERMGEKVGNEIISHCHQCDSLCDEHVNCANDDCHLLFIQCPSCAEKMKGCCSEACMQIISLPVEAQRKLRKGRKKEDSLSVYKSRLRPNLKALSSGDIKYMHNTGN
- a CDS encoding T9SS type A sorting domain-containing protein; this translates as MKKHVTLILLLVLITLENTFAILPTPLITAPADGSQNNPAATKINWYSVTGATSYEFKIDTSATLLSAPVQTSTSSEFTNSQLYYGTTYYWQVRALKTTGTADSSDWTAIFSFTTQAELTISSPANGAIAQSPRSFLNWSNSDGCTNFQVQLDELVTFNSPSFLEIFQPDSLSYFYTAQLKFGTTYYWRVRAMHAIDTTDWTPIYSYTTLDSVTLTAPTNGASFLSPSVELNWDYISGITKYEVQLDKTSGFNSLDLRTAVLADSISNWTPLNLEFGASYFWRVRAWHANDTTQWSQTWNFTTLAALTLTSPGNNTTNQFPNALLNWNYVTDPINYDVEYDTSLSFSSPNYVYASNDSISEHKTANLLFGETYYWHARAHNLADTSQWSTLWSFTVIDNVIQTAPSNGALAIPSRVTLNWNAVEGTTGYQVLLDTSLNFSSPLSATYQSATSDQQVLNLYFGTTYYWKVRAFHSLDTSSWTSAWSFTTADSVILTSPLNHATQVTPRANLNWSNLSGSSAYLVVYDTSASFSSPMVKLITSTSSNYFATNLFFNQQYFWKVKAINLVDTTAWSETWDFTTLNELVHTSPLDGDTGLALTTEINWSGVSGAVGYIYRFDTSPLFNVFPQTGNSIGTNSRADITLSQYGQTYYWQVAVFDSVDTSGWSSPWSFTTLYQLAQAPNLLAPADLSTGLSIASVPLSWNSLAGVISYEYSYSTSSTFNSASTFSTTDTTGVINGLNSETVYYWKVRAANASGYTPWSSVFSFTTLNPFTGVPILFAPEDEATDVPQPVTFTWYPLAFASGFECEYSTDSLFTNSITVMSFDTSANSGLIDPLTTYYWHVRGVDDNAYSAWSSIWKFTTENPLTFATALITPNDGSTGLSSPVSFTWNSLPLASSYECEYDVDSLFSAATTLLANDTTVISLPLSPLTKYFWRVRGVLGNVSSPWSTVWSFNTENPLILAPVQYAPADLSTGVSSPANFSWFPVTAASSYECEYALDSLFNSPVTLLANDTSAVSLSLQSLSTYFWRVRAVLGVATSPWSQIWKFGTADGTIPLQLLPLNNDTGLLSPVLFKWTTVAGVSSYECQYATDSIFTNPVVLNSSVDTIQSQNLNLLTTYYWRVRASDGTTNYPWSEVWKFTTSFMVNDQSLYSENAGIMVYPNPATNQLFIKNTTSQNEQFVISILSLDGRIVWQNKLSANSSVTINIENLASGCYLLNALSKSQVIRQKLIVK